In Plantibacter sp. PA-3-X8, one DNA window encodes the following:
- a CDS encoding branched-chain amino acid aminotransferase: MTINLPMAQRELAFTVTPNEQPVPAAERDAILADPGFGQHFTDHMVDICWSERGGWHRPRVQAYGPISLDPAAAVLHYAQEIFEGLKAYRHADGSIWSFRPDANGRRLQRSAKRLALPELPVEYFVESIKQLIAVDGSWVPSAPETSLYLRPFMFAKEAFLGVRPAKKVNYYVIASPAGAYFTGGVTPVSIWLSTDYSRAGKGGTGAAKTGGNYASSLLPQAEAYEHGCAQVLFLDAQEATYIEELGGMNVVLVKRDGTLVTPESDSILEGITRDSILQLAEDRGHRVERRRVTIDEWREGVESGDIVEVFACGTAAVVTPIAQLKAKDFTVGDADAPAGELTMSLRQELTDIQYGRLPDRHGWMTRLDAE, from the coding sequence ATGACGATCAACCTCCCCATGGCGCAGCGCGAACTCGCCTTCACCGTGACCCCCAACGAGCAGCCCGTCCCCGCCGCAGAGCGCGACGCGATCCTCGCCGACCCGGGCTTCGGGCAGCACTTCACCGACCACATGGTCGACATCTGCTGGTCCGAGCGCGGTGGATGGCACCGCCCACGGGTCCAGGCTTACGGTCCGATCTCGCTCGACCCGGCCGCCGCCGTCCTCCACTACGCCCAGGAGATCTTCGAGGGCCTGAAGGCGTACCGTCACGCCGACGGCTCCATCTGGTCGTTCCGCCCCGACGCGAACGGCCGCCGCCTGCAGCGCTCGGCCAAGCGGCTCGCGCTGCCGGAGCTCCCGGTCGAGTACTTCGTCGAGTCGATCAAGCAGCTCATCGCCGTCGACGGCTCCTGGGTGCCGTCGGCGCCGGAAACCAGCCTGTACCTGCGGCCGTTCATGTTCGCCAAGGAGGCCTTCCTGGGCGTCCGCCCGGCGAAGAAGGTCAACTACTACGTCATCGCCAGCCCGGCCGGCGCCTACTTCACCGGCGGCGTCACCCCCGTGTCCATCTGGCTGTCCACCGACTACAGCCGTGCGGGCAAGGGCGGCACCGGGGCGGCGAAGACCGGCGGCAACTACGCGTCCTCCCTGCTCCCGCAGGCCGAGGCGTACGAGCACGGGTGCGCCCAGGTGCTCTTCCTGGACGCACAGGAGGCGACCTACATCGAGGAGCTCGGCGGGATGAACGTCGTCCTCGTCAAACGCGACGGCACGCTCGTCACGCCGGAGTCGGACTCGATCCTCGAAGGCATCACCCGCGACAGCATCCTGCAGCTCGCGGAGGACCGCGGACACCGGGTGGAGCGCCGCCGGGTCACGATCGACGAGTGGCGCGAAGGCGTCGAGAGCGGCGACATCGTCGAGGTGTTCGCCTGCGGGACGGCTGCGGTCGTCACGCCGATCGCGCAGCTGAAGGCCAAGGACTTCACCGTGGGCGACGCCGACGCTCCGGCGGGCGAACTCACGATGTCGCTGCGCCAGGAACTGACCGACATCCAGTACGGCCGCCTGCCCGACCGCCACGGGTGGATGACGCGTCTCGACGCCGAGTAG
- a CDS encoding polysaccharide biosynthesis tyrosine autokinase codes for MDLKDYLRILRHRWLLIVAITMGAAALAHGYTLITQPVYQSTGQLFVAVTGGDSVGDLNQGNAFAQSRVASYVILATGSTVRSTVADRLDLDPASLIGTISASNPAQSVLIDISAVDSDPVAAARIANTAAQVLVDLVDDVESANEVDAAGALGDPTPVGLTIVEEASPPRSPVAPNVLQNLAVGILAGLALGVGITLLIEVLDTRLRGRAAIEKLTDTSILGAFHTEPTDAAQLILGSTESYSRRAESFRQLRTHLQFASIDGGLRSVMVTSSVPGEGKSTTAANLALVLAEAGNSVLLVDADLRRPRQHEMFGLEGAVGLTTVLTGRISLGDASQAVDGAGRLAVLTSGELPPNPSELLGSAAMERALSEMERAYDVVVIDTPPLINVSDPTALSTLASGVLLVASADGRLHRDQLRQSLENLSFVQAKLLGVVLNRIEVARGEQSSSYAYYHRTAPTRRPRRTTA; via the coding sequence ATGGACCTGAAGGACTACCTGCGCATCCTCCGCCATCGCTGGCTGCTCATCGTCGCGATCACCATGGGAGCAGCGGCGCTCGCCCACGGGTACACCCTCATCACCCAACCCGTGTACCAGTCGACGGGCCAGCTGTTCGTCGCCGTCACCGGCGGCGACTCCGTCGGCGACCTCAATCAGGGCAACGCCTTCGCCCAGAGCCGCGTCGCCTCGTACGTGATCCTCGCCACCGGTTCGACCGTCCGGTCCACGGTGGCCGACCGCCTCGACCTCGACCCCGCGTCGCTCATCGGGACGATCTCAGCGTCCAATCCCGCCCAGTCGGTCCTGATCGACATCTCCGCCGTCGACAGCGATCCGGTTGCGGCAGCCCGCATCGCGAACACCGCAGCCCAGGTGCTCGTCGACCTCGTCGACGACGTCGAGAGCGCCAACGAGGTGGACGCCGCCGGTGCGCTGGGCGATCCGACCCCGGTCGGGCTGACGATCGTGGAAGAGGCGTCTCCACCCCGGTCCCCCGTCGCGCCGAACGTGCTGCAGAACCTCGCGGTGGGCATCCTCGCCGGCCTCGCCCTGGGCGTCGGGATCACGCTGCTGATCGAGGTCCTCGACACCCGACTCCGCGGTCGCGCGGCGATCGAGAAGCTCACGGACACGAGCATCCTCGGCGCCTTCCACACGGAACCCACCGACGCGGCCCAACTCATCCTCGGATCGACGGAGAGCTACAGCCGGCGCGCCGAGAGCTTCCGGCAGCTTCGGACACACCTCCAGTTCGCCTCCATCGACGGCGGACTCCGCAGTGTGATGGTCACGTCCTCGGTTCCGGGCGAGGGGAAGAGCACCACCGCGGCGAACCTCGCGCTCGTCCTCGCGGAAGCGGGGAACTCCGTCCTCCTCGTCGATGCGGACCTGCGCCGACCCCGACAGCACGAGATGTTCGGCCTCGAGGGTGCGGTCGGGCTCACGACCGTGCTCACCGGCAGGATCAGCCTCGGCGATGCCTCGCAAGCGGTCGACGGGGCGGGGCGTCTCGCCGTCCTCACCTCCGGCGAGCTGCCGCCGAATCCGAGCGAACTGCTCGGATCAGCGGCGATGGAGCGCGCACTCTCAGAGATGGAACGCGCGTACGACGTGGTGGTCATCGACACACCCCCGCTCATCAACGTCTCGGACCCGACAGCACTGTCGACGCTTGCGAGCGGCGTCCTGCTCGTGGCGTCGGCCGACGGCCGACTGCACCGCGACCAGCTCCGGCAGTCCCTCGAGAACCTCAGCTTCGTCCAGGCGAAGCTCCTCGGGGTCGTTCTCAACCGCATCGAGGTGGCTCGAGGAGAGCAGTCGTCGTCCTACGCGTACTACCACCGGACCGCCCCGACGCGTCGACCACGGCGGACCACGGCATGA
- a CDS encoding low molecular weight phosphatase family protein, which produces MNTPLDPPPTRILIVCTGNICRSPYAHFLLGGGLAEVDASGFEVRSAGTGALRGHPIDASSAALLGPLAATAAGFTATQLTAGLVTRQDVVLTMTREHRSAVLRLCPEALRRTFSLREFARLLDTVDSGRLPRPRAGRWTRLAPELAANRTSARLPDPAQDDVVDPFGQGPEVFRRMASQIAPAVERIIAFERTAVEEDSGPR; this is translated from the coding sequence ATGAACACCCCGCTCGATCCGCCTCCGACCCGCATCCTGATCGTCTGCACCGGCAACATCTGTCGATCCCCGTATGCCCATTTTCTTCTCGGCGGCGGGCTGGCGGAGGTCGACGCGTCCGGCTTCGAGGTGCGGAGCGCCGGGACGGGCGCGCTGCGCGGCCACCCGATCGACGCCTCGAGCGCGGCGTTGCTCGGTCCACTCGCCGCGACGGCAGCCGGCTTCACCGCGACGCAGCTCACCGCGGGCCTCGTCACTCGACAGGACGTCGTCCTGACCATGACGCGGGAGCATCGCAGCGCCGTCCTCAGGCTGTGCCCGGAGGCGCTGCGTCGGACCTTCTCCCTGCGTGAGTTCGCCCGGCTCCTCGACACCGTCGACTCGGGACGACTTCCCCGCCCTCGAGCAGGGCGCTGGACGCGTCTTGCCCCCGAGCTGGCGGCCAACCGGACGAGCGCACGACTCCCGGATCCGGCCCAGGACGACGTCGTCGACCCGTTCGGTCAGGGCCCGGAGGTCTTCCGTCGGATGGCGTCGCAGATCGCCCCGGCGGTCGAGCGCATCATCGCGTTCGAGCGCACTGCCGTCGAGGAGGATTCGGGGCCTCGTTGA
- a CDS encoding DapH/DapD/GlmU-related protein: protein MARVYEEIEGRTGEVERYRHHPNGKGMVAARALIDPSAFIERTTFVEADADIRANAWIGAGTWIDRSAVIGEGAFIGANVHIGERCVIGRGARVGSDARLGADVQVAHGASVDRDARVADRTVVGSERPVMTEPTVRQTNRAPRRPRANGTDRFGKAA, encoded by the coding sequence ATGGCGAGAGTGTACGAAGAGATCGAAGGCCGGACCGGCGAGGTGGAACGGTACCGTCACCACCCGAACGGCAAGGGCATGGTCGCAGCTCGTGCACTGATCGATCCGTCGGCGTTCATCGAACGCACTACCTTCGTGGAGGCTGACGCGGACATCCGTGCCAACGCCTGGATCGGTGCCGGAACCTGGATCGACCGGTCCGCGGTGATCGGCGAAGGCGCCTTCATCGGCGCGAACGTCCACATCGGGGAGCGCTGTGTCATCGGACGCGGAGCGCGGGTCGGAAGCGACGCCCGTCTCGGCGCCGACGTCCAGGTCGCCCACGGCGCGAGCGTGGATCGGGATGCCAGGGTCGCAGACCGCACCGTGGTCGGCAGTGAACGACCGGTCATGACCGAACCGACGGTCCGTCAGACGAACCGCGCCCCGCGCCGACCTCGTGCGAACGGCACCGACCGGTTCGGGAAGGCCGCCTGA
- a CDS encoding aminotransferase class V-fold PLP-dependent enzyme, whose product MSTLSLQEASGSFPSAPGYLAACTLGLPTIGTTDAITADLSAWQAARTDAAAYGAVVERVRGSFAELVHVPVRSVAIGSQTSAMVAMVAASVPDGAEVLCVEGDFSSLVAPFLMQAHRGVRVRHAPLTELAAHIDASTWLVAYSAVQSATGAVADVVAIREAAAVHGTLTLNDLTQAAGWLPVDASADDITVCHAYKWLCAPRGVAFMTVRDEVVDRLRPSQAGWYSGDDVWSSCYGPSLHLAESARRFDVSPAWQAWVGAEPAIALFAAVDAVAVYEHDTRLAAALRAGIGESRSLLTGTASAIVTWTDPDGHDLRALQSAGITASGRAGRARVAFHLWNTDDDVAAALTALGQRS is encoded by the coding sequence ATGAGCACCCTCAGCCTCCAGGAAGCCAGCGGATCCTTCCCATCCGCACCCGGCTACCTGGCCGCCTGCACGCTGGGACTGCCGACGATCGGCACGACGGACGCGATCACGGCCGATCTCTCCGCATGGCAGGCGGCTCGAACCGATGCGGCCGCCTACGGCGCCGTCGTCGAGCGGGTGCGCGGCTCCTTCGCCGAGCTGGTACACGTGCCGGTCCGCTCGGTCGCGATCGGATCCCAGACATCCGCCATGGTCGCCATGGTCGCGGCGTCGGTGCCGGACGGCGCCGAGGTCCTCTGCGTCGAGGGCGACTTCAGCTCACTCGTCGCTCCGTTCCTCATGCAGGCGCACCGCGGCGTGCGTGTCCGCCACGCACCGCTCACCGAACTCGCTGCCCACATCGACGCCTCGACCTGGCTCGTCGCCTACTCCGCGGTGCAGTCGGCAACCGGCGCGGTCGCCGACGTGGTCGCGATCCGTGAGGCGGCGGCCGTCCACGGCACGCTGACGCTCAACGACCTCACGCAGGCGGCCGGGTGGCTCCCCGTCGACGCCTCGGCCGACGACATCACCGTGTGCCACGCCTACAAGTGGCTCTGCGCGCCACGAGGCGTGGCGTTCATGACGGTGCGCGACGAGGTGGTGGACCGCCTCCGGCCGAGCCAGGCCGGTTGGTACTCGGGTGACGACGTCTGGTCGTCCTGTTACGGCCCGTCGTTGCATCTCGCCGAGAGCGCACGACGGTTCGACGTCTCCCCCGCCTGGCAGGCCTGGGTCGGCGCCGAGCCCGCCATCGCCCTCTTCGCGGCGGTCGACGCCGTCGCCGTGTACGAGCACGACACCCGGCTCGCAGCAGCGCTCAGGGCGGGCATCGGCGAGAGCCGGTCGCTCCTCACCGGGACGGCCTCGGCCATCGTCACGTGGACGGATCCCGATGGACACGACCTCCGGGCGCTGCAGTCGGCCGGGATCACGGCATCGGGTCGCGCCGGCCGGGCAAGGGTCGCGTTCCACCTCTGGAACACCGACGACGACGTCGCAGCTGCGCTGACCGCTCTCGGTCAGCGCAGCTGA
- a CDS encoding NAD(P)/FAD-dependent oxidoreductase yields MSDSYDVVVVGAGPAGLSAALNLARARRRILVLDGNRPRHAATLRSHGFLTRDGIAPLDLRRMGREEVAAYANAEVQFASVQSIEATADGFHVVAQGVRGEPDRDVVTRTVVVASGLTETLPKVANLRAFYGTDLHSCVECDGYEKADAPLALIGETTDLAEWAILIAQWSSDLIVFTNGTDTVTGPEEAALASAGIRVERGAIAELDGGRDGFTGVRLADGTLIPRSGGFVRPQWAAPLGYLEQLSLDRDTDGYVVVDAWGRTSVPGVYAAGDITPPGPQQLIVAAGNGARVSRALNRDLAGVPS; encoded by the coding sequence ATGAGCGACTCGTACGACGTCGTCGTCGTCGGTGCGGGACCCGCGGGACTCTCGGCCGCGCTGAACCTGGCGCGCGCGCGTCGGCGCATCCTCGTGCTCGACGGCAATCGCCCACGGCACGCTGCGACGCTGCGCTCGCACGGCTTCCTCACCCGCGACGGCATCGCTCCGCTGGATCTCCGGCGAATGGGGCGCGAGGAGGTCGCGGCGTACGCGAACGCGGAGGTCCAGTTCGCGTCCGTGCAGTCGATCGAGGCGACTGCTGACGGCTTCCACGTCGTCGCCCAGGGGGTCCGCGGCGAGCCGGATCGCGACGTCGTGACCAGGACGGTCGTCGTCGCGAGCGGTCTCACGGAGACGCTGCCGAAGGTCGCGAACCTGCGGGCTTTCTACGGAACTGATCTGCACAGCTGCGTCGAGTGCGACGGGTACGAGAAGGCCGATGCGCCGCTCGCGCTCATCGGCGAGACGACGGACCTGGCGGAATGGGCGATCCTCATCGCACAGTGGTCGTCGGACCTCATCGTCTTCACGAACGGCACCGACACCGTCACCGGCCCCGAGGAGGCCGCGCTCGCTTCCGCGGGCATCCGGGTCGAGCGCGGAGCGATCGCGGAGCTCGACGGCGGTCGCGACGGCTTCACCGGTGTCCGCCTCGCCGACGGTACGCTCATCCCGCGCTCCGGGGGCTTCGTGCGGCCGCAGTGGGCCGCGCCCCTCGGATATCTGGAACAGCTCTCACTCGATCGCGACACCGACGGGTACGTCGTGGTCGACGCCTGGGGTCGCACGTCCGTGCCGGGCGTGTACGCCGCCGGCGACATCACGCCTCCCGGCCCGCAGCAGCTCATCGTGGCGGCCGGGAACGGCGCTCGGGTGTCCAGAGCACTCAACCGGGACCTCGCGGGCGTCCCCAGCTGA
- a CDS encoding fumarylacetoacetate hydrolase family protein, with translation MKIARFSHDQAIRYGIIDDADLVVLDGDPLYSGFEPTGERVPLADAVLLAPVIPRSKVVAVGKNYHDHAAEMGGEAPTEPLLFLKPNTSVVGPGDAVVFPKQSERIDFEGELAIVIGGVAKNVSAERADEVIFGYTIANDVTARDLQESDGQWARAKGFDTFCPLGPYIETEFSFDGATIETRVDGEVRQHAPLSDMVHSIGAIVEYASAVWTLLPGDVILTGTPAGVGPFTDGQVVEVEVSGIGILRNTGRRP, from the coding sequence GTGAAAATCGCTCGCTTCAGTCACGATCAGGCCATCCGCTACGGCATCATCGACGATGCGGATCTCGTCGTCCTCGACGGCGATCCGCTCTACTCGGGCTTCGAACCGACGGGGGAGCGCGTCCCGCTCGCGGATGCGGTCCTGCTCGCGCCGGTCATCCCTCGCTCCAAGGTCGTCGCCGTCGGCAAGAACTACCACGACCACGCCGCCGAGATGGGTGGGGAGGCCCCCACCGAGCCGCTGCTCTTCCTGAAGCCCAACACCTCCGTGGTCGGGCCGGGGGACGCCGTCGTCTTCCCGAAGCAGTCCGAGCGCATCGACTTCGAGGGCGAACTCGCCATCGTGATCGGTGGCGTCGCCAAGAACGTCAGCGCGGAGCGTGCCGACGAGGTCATCTTCGGCTACACGATCGCCAACGACGTCACGGCTCGCGACCTCCAGGAGTCCGACGGCCAGTGGGCCCGCGCGAAGGGCTTCGACACGTTCTGCCCGCTCGGCCCCTACATCGAGACGGAGTTCTCCTTCGACGGCGCGACGATCGAGACCCGGGTCGACGGTGAGGTCCGCCAGCACGCCCCACTCTCCGACATGGTGCACTCCATCGGCGCGATCGTCGAGTACGCGTCCGCCGTCTGGACGCTCCTCCCGGGCGACGTCATCCTGACCGGGACGCCGGCCGGCGTCGGACCATTCACCGACGGCCAGGTCGTCGAGGTCGAGGTCTCGGGCATCGGCATCCTCCGGAACACCGGCCGCCGACCCTGA
- the gltX gene encoding glutamate--tRNA ligase — protein sequence MSDTITHPFSTASGTDVRVRFCPSPTGTPHVGLVRTALFNWAYARHTGGKLVFRIEDTDAARDSEESYEQLVDALTWLRLDWDEGVGVGGPHAPYRQSERSDIYADVIARLTAAGHLYESFSNADEIDARNEAAGRPKQFGYDNFDRDLTDEQRAAFRAEGREPALRLRVPDDDLSFDDLVRGEITFPAGSFTDFVLVRPNGKPLYTLVNPVDDAIMQITHVLRGEDLLPSTPRQIALYHALIDIGLTTFVPRFGHLPYVMGEGNKKLSKRDPEANLFHHRDRGFVPEGLINYLALLGWSLSGDRDVFSIDEMIAAFDVVDVNPNPARFDLKKAESINGDHIRLLEPADFLGRITPYLVEAGVVSEPVTEAQQAVLEQAAPLVQERIALLGEVPALLGFLFRGAAELEYQDDALKGLPANAGEVLAASIGALELVPESEWTAGSIQDALAGALIEGLGLKPRIAYGPLRVAASGRRISPPLFESLEILGKTESITRLDRLSAHLAS from the coding sequence ATGTCTGACACGATTACGCACCCCTTCTCCACGGCTTCCGGCACCGACGTCCGCGTCCGGTTCTGCCCGTCGCCGACCGGCACACCGCACGTCGGTCTCGTCCGCACGGCGCTGTTCAACTGGGCGTACGCCCGGCACACGGGGGGCAAGCTCGTCTTCCGGATCGAGGACACCGATGCCGCTCGCGACAGCGAGGAGAGCTACGAGCAGCTCGTCGACGCGCTCACGTGGCTGCGGCTCGACTGGGACGAGGGCGTCGGCGTCGGCGGACCCCACGCGCCGTACCGGCAGTCCGAGCGGAGCGACATCTATGCCGACGTGATCGCGCGGCTGACGGCTGCCGGGCACCTCTACGAGAGCTTCTCGAACGCCGACGAGATCGACGCGCGCAACGAGGCGGCCGGCCGGCCGAAGCAGTTCGGGTACGACAACTTCGACCGCGACCTCACCGACGAGCAGCGCGCCGCGTTCCGAGCCGAGGGCCGCGAGCCGGCGCTCCGTCTGCGGGTCCCGGACGACGACCTCAGCTTCGACGACCTCGTGCGCGGTGAGATCACCTTCCCGGCCGGGTCGTTCACGGACTTCGTCCTCGTGCGCCCGAACGGCAAGCCGCTCTACACGCTCGTGAACCCCGTCGACGACGCCATCATGCAGATCACCCACGTCCTCCGCGGCGAGGACCTGCTGCCGTCGACGCCGCGGCAGATCGCCCTGTACCACGCGCTCATCGACATCGGCCTCACGACCTTCGTCCCACGGTTCGGTCACCTGCCGTACGTCATGGGCGAAGGCAACAAGAAGCTCTCCAAGCGCGACCCGGAGGCGAACCTCTTCCACCACCGCGACCGTGGCTTCGTGCCGGAGGGGCTCATCAACTACCTCGCACTGCTCGGATGGTCGCTGAGCGGCGACCGCGACGTCTTCTCGATCGACGAGATGATCGCCGCGTTCGACGTCGTCGACGTCAACCCGAACCCGGCGCGCTTCGACCTCAAGAAGGCGGAGTCCATCAACGGCGACCACATCCGACTGCTGGAGCCGGCCGACTTCCTCGGCCGCATCACGCCGTACCTCGTCGAGGCCGGTGTGGTGAGCGAGCCCGTCACCGAGGCGCAGCAGGCCGTGCTCGAGCAGGCCGCCCCGCTCGTCCAGGAGCGCATCGCGCTGCTCGGCGAGGTCCCCGCGCTCCTCGGCTTCCTGTTCCGCGGTGCCGCGGAGCTCGAGTACCAGGACGACGCGCTCAAGGGTCTTCCGGCGAACGCCGGCGAGGTGCTCGCCGCGTCCATCGGCGCCCTCGAGCTCGTCCCCGAGTCGGAGTGGACGGCCGGATCGATCCAGGACGCGCTCGCCGGTGCGCTCATCGAGGGCCTCGGACTGAAGCCCCGTATCGCCTACGGCCCGCTGCGCGTCGCGGCGTCCGGGCGTCGGATCTCCCCGCCGCTGTTCGAGTCGCTCGAGATCCTCGGGAAGACGGAATCGATCACGCGACTCGATCGGCTCTCCGCGCACCTCGCGTCATGA
- a CDS encoding LysR family transcriptional regulator: MSTLSPQPSSSALDAGSLLVVGAIASTGSITAAAHALGSSQPAVSQHLRRLERRLGMPVVERVGRGVRLTEAGAILAGHAVAVDRAVRAASEEVAALAGLRSGRVRLVAFPSASSMLVPQLLARLADEHPGIGVSFVEAEPPEAVAAVRAGEADVAITFSYPDDPDDPHRESAAGLRVRRFGTDPMRLVLPVGHARAGDRQVDLAALAGERWIAGCPRCRGHLLGLCRSSGFEPVIAHETDNAIAVTALVAAGLGVALLPTLALAAAQLPTEVVVLPTRNDDDRALHLVSAEHADRIPAVAALLRIAASLGGATKMTGDV; encoded by the coding sequence GTGTCCACCCTTTCACCGCAGCCCTCGTCATCGGCCCTCGACGCCGGTTCCCTCCTCGTCGTCGGCGCCATCGCCTCGACCGGATCGATCACGGCCGCCGCGCACGCGCTCGGCTCGAGTCAACCGGCGGTGAGCCAGCATCTCCGCAGGCTCGAGCGTCGGCTCGGCATGCCGGTCGTCGAGCGCGTCGGTCGGGGCGTCCGCCTCACCGAGGCCGGTGCGATCCTCGCCGGACACGCGGTTGCGGTGGACCGAGCGGTGCGCGCGGCGTCCGAGGAGGTCGCGGCACTCGCGGGATTGCGGAGTGGGCGGGTGCGCCTCGTCGCCTTCCCTTCGGCGTCGTCGATGCTCGTGCCGCAGCTCCTCGCTCGCCTGGCCGACGAGCATCCGGGAATCGGGGTCTCCTTCGTCGAGGCCGAACCGCCGGAGGCCGTCGCCGCGGTCCGTGCCGGTGAAGCCGACGTCGCGATCACCTTCAGCTACCCGGACGATCCGGACGACCCGCATCGGGAGAGCGCGGCCGGACTCCGCGTGCGCCGGTTCGGAACCGACCCGATGCGTCTCGTGCTCCCGGTCGGCCACGCTCGAGCCGGTGATCGACAGGTCGACCTCGCGGCCCTCGCCGGTGAGCGTTGGATCGCGGGTTGTCCGCGTTGCCGAGGTCATCTCCTCGGTCTCTGCCGGTCGAGCGGCTTCGAGCCCGTCATCGCGCACGAGACCGACAATGCGATCGCGGTCACCGCCCTGGTGGCGGCCGGGCTCGGCGTCGCCCTGCTGCCCACCCTCGCACTCGCGGCCGCGCAGCTGCCGACCGAGGTGGTCGTGCTGCCGACGCGCAACGACGACGACCGGGCGCTCCACCTCGTCAGCGCCGAGCACGCGGACCGTATCCCCGCCGTCGCTGCACTCCTGCGGATCGCCGCGTCCCTGGGCGGCGCGACTAAGATGACAGGCGATGTCTGA